The following coding sequences lie in one Montipora foliosa isolate CH-2021 chromosome 11, ASM3666993v2, whole genome shotgun sequence genomic window:
- the LOC137977256 gene encoding uncharacterized protein — protein MDEIKILTNKRLTLEVQFYGEEAQDLGGPRKEFFQLILQAIKEKYFDRGLLPHHEKGYQTVGTIFALSILQNGKLPRFLTDGTLDELFNNHSPSPCIVSLRKGLNELGIYQLAKELPLFVYLFIKSEATTLTVRKLHQLLKPEFSESGSNARMYEGDVYSAFIKYVRETASGRRGKVTLGHILQFVTGVNEQPILGYTMQPSIVFTVVGIGGFLPTSSTCINCLKLPRGTADTPLPDVDKLHCLYYYAFSNVYFGLL, from the exons ATGGATGAAATCAAGATCCTAACAAACAAACGTCTAACACTTGAAGTGCAGTTTTATGGTGAG GAAGCCCAAGATCTTGGAGGTCCAAGGAAAGAGTTCTTCCAACTAATTCTGCAAGCGATAAAGGAAAAATACTTCGACAGAGGCTTGTTACCTCATCACGAGAAAGGTTATCAGACTGTTGGCACCATATTTG ctTTGAGCATTCTTCAAAATGGCAAACTCCCCCGGTTTCTAACTGATGGGACACTGGATGAGTTATTCAACAACCACTCCCCTTCACCATGTATAGTGTCACTGCGCAAGGGTTTAAATGAGCTAGGAATATACCAG CTTGCCAAAGAGCTTCCACTATTTGTATATCTGTTCATAAAAAGTGAAGCTACAACTCTGACAGTAAGAAAGTTACACCAACTCCTGAAACCAGAGTTCAGTGAAAGTGGGTCAAATGCAAGAATGTATGAGGGGGATGTATATAGTGCTTTCATTAAGTATGTTAGAGAAACTGCAA GTGGGCGTAGGGGAAAAGTCACTCTTGGGCACATCCTGCAGTTTGTAACTGGTGTTAATGAACAGCCTATTCTGGGGTACACAATGCAACCATCAATTGTATTCACTGTGGTTGGAATTGGTGGGTTCCTTCCAACCTCAAGCACGTGCATCAACTGTCTGAAGCTGCCTCGGGGAACAGCAGATACCCCACTACCAGACGTGGACAAGCTTCATTGTTTGTATTATTATGCCTTTTCTAATGTATATTTTGGACTTCTGTAA